A single window of Longimicrobium sp. DNA harbors:
- the rpsK gene encoding 30S ribosomal protein S11 → MAKPKAAGRPKTRRHVDSEGVAHIKATFNNTIVTISDMAGNSVVWGSAGKAGFKGSKKSTPFAATVAAEQAAKEALALGMKRVHVRVQGPGSGRESAIQALAAAG, encoded by the coding sequence ATGGCGAAGCCGAAGGCCGCGGGGCGCCCGAAGACCCGGCGCCACGTGGACAGCGAGGGGGTCGCGCACATCAAGGCGACCTTCAACAACACCATCGTCACCATCTCCGACATGGCGGGCAACTCCGTCGTGTGGGGGAGCGCCGGCAAGGCCGGGTTCAAGGGCTCCAAGAAGAGCACCCCGTTCGCCGCCACCGTGGCCGCCGAGCAGGCCGCCAAGGAGGCGCTGGCGCTGGGGATGAAGCGGGTGCACGTGCGGGTGCAGGGCCCGGGCTCGGGCCGCGAGTCGGCCATCCAGGCGCTGGCCGCCGCGGG
- the rpsM gene encoding 30S ribosomal protein S13 gives MARIAGVDLPRDKRVEIGLTYIFGIGRPTARKILEEAGVNPDERVNKLSDEDINKLRRIIDANLRVEGVLRAEIARNIKRLMDIGSYRGLRHRRGLPVRGQRTHTNARTKKGPRRAIAGKKKPGKK, from the coding sequence ATGGCCCGCATTGCCGGCGTCGATCTCCCCCGCGACAAGCGCGTCGAGATCGGCCTGACGTACATCTTCGGGATCGGGCGGCCGACCGCCCGCAAGATCCTGGAGGAGGCGGGGGTCAACCCCGACGAGCGCGTGAACAAGCTGTCCGACGAGGACATCAACAAGCTGCGCCGCATCATCGACGCGAACCTCCGCGTGGAGGGCGTGCTGCGCGCCGAGATCGCGCGCAACATCAAGCGGCTGATGGACATCGGCTCGTACCGGGGCCTGCGGCACCGCCGCGGCCTGCCCGTGCGCGGCCAGCGGACGCACACCAACGCCCGCACCAAGAAGGGCCCGCGCCGCGCCATCGCCGGCAAGAAGAAGCCGGGCAAGAAGTAG
- the rpmJ gene encoding 50S ribosomal protein L36: MKVRASVKPICEHCKVVRRNGVIRIICKKNPRHKQRQG, translated from the coding sequence ATGAAGGTCCGCGCGAGCGTGAAGCCGATCTGCGAGCACTGCAAGGTGGTCCGCCGCAACGGCGTGATCCGGATCATCTGCAAGAAGAACCCGCGCCACAAGCAGCGCCAGGGCTGA